The Setaria viridis chromosome 6, Setaria_viridis_v4.0, whole genome shotgun sequence genome contains a region encoding:
- the LOC117860074 gene encoding tryptophan decarboxylase 1 has protein sequence MGSLDTNPTGLQLPDGAIDDADADVFRPLDSDDVRSDLHKAVDFVADYLQSVESLPVLPDVEPGYLRRLLNPTPPASSAPFDVAMKELRAAVVPGTTHWASPNFFAFFPATNSAAAIAGELVASAMNTVGFTWQAAPAATELEDLALDWLAQLLRLPPAFVTCGGGTGGGGVILGTTSEAMLVTLVAARDAALRRTGRGGVSGLPRLVAYATDQTHSTFFKVCRLAGLDPANVRTIPTGTETEYALDVAELCRRMQADVDAGLVPTYVCATVGATSTNAVDPIADTADVARHFGAWVHVDAAYAGSACICPEFRHHLDGVERVDSISMSPHKWLLTCLDCTCLWVRNTRRLTDSLETNPEYLRNDASDSGAVTDVKDMQVGVGHRFRGLKLWMVMRTYGAAKLQQHIRSDVAMAKMFEDSVRADDRFEVVVLRNFALVCFRIRARGAMTEEDADEASRELMARLNRTGNVFLAHTVVGGRFVLRFAVGSTLQEERHVRGAWELIEKTAGEILHGRA, from the coding sequence ATGGGGAGCTTGGACACGAACCCCACAGGCTTGCAGTTGCCGGACGGCGCGAtcgacgacgccgacgctgACGTGTTCCGGCCGCTCGACTCCGACGACGTGCGCTCGGACCTCCACAAGGCCGTCGACTTCGTCGCTGACTACCTCCAGTCCGTCGAGTCCCTCCCTGTCCTCCCGGACGTCGAGCCGGGGTACCTGCGGCGGCTGCTCAACCCaacgccgccggcgtcctcggcgCCGTTCGACGTCGCGATGAAGGAGCTCCGCGCCGCGGTGGTTCCCGGCACGACGCACTGGGCCAGCCCCAACTTTTTCGCCTTCTTCCCGGCGACCAACAGCGCGGCCGCCATCGCCGGGGAGCTCGTCGCCTCCGCCATGAACACCGTGGGGTTCACCTGgcaggccgcgccggccgccacgGAGCTCGAGGACCTCGCGCTCGACTGGCTCGCGCAGCTACTCCGCCTGCCGCCGGCCTTCgtgacctgcggcggcggtaccggcggcggcggcgtcatccTCGGGACGACGAGCGAGGCGATGCTGGTCACGCTCGTCGCGGCGCGCGACGCCGCCCTGCGACGgaccgggcgcggcggcgtgtcCGGCCTGCCGCGTCTCGTCGCGTACGCCACGGACCAAACGCACTCCACCTTCTTCAAGGTGTGCCGCCTTGCCGGCCTCGACCCGGCCAACGTCCGGACCATCCCGACCGGCACAGAGACGGAGTACGCGCTCGACGTGGCGGAGCTCTGCCGCCGCATGCAGGCCGACGTGGACGCCGGCCTCGTCCCGACCTACGTGTGCGCCACGGTCGGCGCCACGTCGACGAACGCTGTCGATCCCATCGCCGACACGGCCGACGTGGCACGACACTTCGGCGCGTGGGTCCACGTCGACGCCGCGTACGCTGGCAGCGCGTGCATCTGCCCGGAGTTCCGGCACCACCTCGACGGCGTGGAGCGCGTCGATTCCATCAGCATGAGTCCGCACAAGTGGCTGCTGACGTGCCTCGACTGCACCTGCCTGTGGGTCCGCAACACGCGCCGGCTCACCGACTCGCTGGAGACCAACCCGGAGTACCTCAGGAACGACGCCAGCGACTCCGGCGCCGTCACCGACGTCAAGGACATGCAGGTCGGCGTCGGCCACCGCTTCCGGGGGCTCAAGCTCTGGATGGTCATGCGCACCTACGGCGCCGCCAAGCTCCAGCAGCACATCCGCAGCGACGTTGCCATGGCCAAGATGTTCGAGGACAGTGTCCGGGCCGATGACCGGTTCGAGGTCGTCGTGCTGAGGAACTTTGCCCTAGTCTGCTTCAGGATCAGAGCACGCGGCGCCATgacggaggaggacgccgacgaggctaGCCGGGAGCTCATGGCGCGGCTGAACAGGACGGGGAACGTGTTCTTGGCGCATACGGTGGTCGGCGGCAGGTTCGTTCTGCGGTTCGCGGTGGGGTCGACGCTGCAGGAGGAGAGGCACGTGCGAGGTGCGTGGGAGCTCATCGAGAAGACGGCCGGTGAGATATTGCACGGACGAGCATAG